A region of the Gemmatimonadota bacterium genome:
GCCTGGAGCGGCTCGAGTTCCTCGCCTCGGCCTGCGATCGCCAACACCCACGGGGAGAGATCGGTCCGCTCGGCGATCCGCGCCACCGCCCGGAGGAGGACGTCGTGTCCTTTCACGGCATAGAGATTTCCCACGGCGAGGAGGAGCCGCTCATCCGGCCCGATTCCGAGTGCGGCCCGTGCGGCGGCCCGCTCCCCGCGAGGCACGGGAACGCCGTTGGGGATGACGATCCAGGTGTCGGCAGGCGTTCCGAGCCGATCCACGAGCTGTCTTCGCGTCGCCGCCGACACGGTGGTGGCCGCGCTCGCTTGCCGCACGGCCCACCGAATCGCGATACGACGGCGCAGCCGCTCGGGAAAGGCCTGCGCCGAGTGGAGGGTCACCACGGAGGGGACGCCACAGAGCCGACCCGCCGCCGTCGCGAATACCGACATCGTGAACTCGTGAGCGTGCACGACCGACACCTTCTCCTCGATCAGAAGACGCCTCAGGCGGAGGACACACCCCGCGTCGAGCGGATGGTCGAGCCGGAAGGTGCGCGGCGCGAAACCGCGCGCCTCGAGCTCCGAGCCGAGCCAACCGACACCCCGCTCTGGCAAGATCGGGACCACCCCGAGCCCGCGCTCTCGCAGTCCGACCGCGAGGTGGATGAGCATCCATTCGGCTCCACCCGGCCCATCCGACTCGAGTGCGAGCGCGACGGTCATGGGCGGCGCATCGGGGGGTGAGCTCTCGGACCGCGTCATTCGTCGCCGCCCTCGGCGTTCCGTCCCTTCGACCGGCGACGGCCGCCCGGGATGGGGAAATCAGTCGGGAAACGGAAATCAGCGGGAAGGTAACGTGCGCTCGGACGATCGCCCAACGGTCACGCACCAGGTGGTCCCGTTCTTGCTAACTCGGGCGTGTCGCGGGATGATTCGCTCGGACCTTCCCATGCAGAGCGTCGGACCCATCGGAGGAACAAAGCTTCCAAGATGTGCGGTTTTGCCGGGATTTTTCAGGGCCCTCCAACCGATCCGGGGCGTCTCGCCGCGGACGCCAGGAGGATGGCGGAGCTCCTCCGCCACCGAGGTCCAGACGACGACGGCGCGTGGGTAGATCCCTCCGGGCGGGTCGCCTTCGCCTTCCGGCGGCTCGCGATCCTGGATCTGTCCCCGGGCGGACACCAGCCCATGGTCTCCGGCTCCGGACGCTACACGATCGTCTTTAATGGCGAGGCCTACAGCTTCGAGGCGATCCGGCGCGAACTCGGGATCCCCCGGAGCGAATACCGGGGCGGGTCCGACACAGAAGTCATTCTCGAGGCCTTTGACCGGATGGGGGTGGAGGCGACGCTCGAGCGAATGATCGGGATGTTCGCGATTGCTCTCTGGGATCAGGAGCGCCAGGAGCTCCTCCTGATCCGCGACCGGATGGGAATCAAGCCCCTCTACGTCGCCCAGACCTCGGGGGGAATCGCCTTCGGTTCGGAGCTGGGCGCCGTCACACGGGCACCCGGCCTGGATCCGGCGGTGGACCTCGCCGCGATCACCAGCTTCCTCCGCTACCTCTACGTCCCGGCGCCAGGCACTCCCTTCCGCGACGTGCGAAAGCTCCTGCCGGGCCACCTCCTCCGTATCCGCGATCCGCGCGGGCCACTTCCCAAGTCCGAGCCCTTCTGGTCGCTCGGCGCAGTCCGCGCCCGAGCCATGCCGCTCCGAGATTCCAGCCCTTCCGATGACGAGGCCGTGGACGCGCTGGACGCCCTCCTGTCGGACGCCGTGCGACTCCGCATGGTCGCCGACGTCCCGGTGGGTGCGCTCCTCTCCGGCGGGATCGATTCGAGCCTGGTCGTCGCGCTCATGCAGGAGCACTCCGACCGGCCGGTCCGCACCTTCACCGTCGGGTTCGACCATCCGGAGCACGACGAGTCGGTCCACGCTCGCGGCGTGGCGGCCCACCTCGGAACCGACCACACCGAGCTTCGCGTGACCGGGACGGACGCGCTTCGCCTGGTGCCCCAACTTCCCGAGATCTTCGACGAGCCGCTCGCCGACCCCTCGCAGATCCCGACTTACCTCATCAGCCGCCTTGCCCGCGAGAGCGTGACCGTGGCCCTCTCCGGAGACGGCGGGGACGAGCTCTTCGCGGGATACAACCGCTATCGCGACGGCCCCGCGATGGCGAGGCGGCTCTCCGGTCTTCCCGCCATGCCCCGGCGGTGGATGGGTGCGGCGATCCGGGCACTCCCCGCTCCGACGTGGGACCGCCTGGGCGATCTGCCGTTCATCGGCGCCCGAATTCCGCGCCTCGCCGGACAGAAGGCCCACAAGCTCGCCCGCATGATGCGGGATGGGTCGCGCGCCGATACGTACCAGACGCTGATGTCCATCTGGGACGAGGCCGAGCGATTGGTCCGGAACGGATCCGGCGGCGCGCCCGACCCCGTGCGCGCGATGCTCGAAGGGAGCCCCAACCCCCTCGCGCTCGACGAGATGCTCCTTCTCGACCAGACGTATTACCTCCCCGACGATCTCCTGCAGAAGGTGGATCGGGCCAGCATGGCGGTCAGCCTGGAGGTCCGCGTCCCCCTCCTCGACCACCGAGTGGTCGAGGAGAGCTGGCGGCTCGGCGGTGCGATGAAACTGCGGGGAGAGGTGGGGAAGTGGATTCTCCGGGAGATCCTTTACCGCCGCGTGCCCCGCGAGCT
Encoded here:
- a CDS encoding glycosyltransferase family 4 protein encodes the protein MTRSESSPPDAPPMTVALALESDGPGGAEWMLIHLAVGLRERGLGVVPILPERGVGWLGSELEARGFAPRTFRLDHPLDAGCVLRLRRLLIEEKVSVVHAHEFTMSVFATAAGRLCGVPSVVTLHSAQAFPERLRRRIAIRWAVRQASAATTVSAATRRQLVDRLGTPADTWIVIPNGVPVPRGERAAARAALGIGPDERLLLAVGNLYAVKGHDVLLRAVARIAERTDLSPWVLAIAGRGEELEPLQALAGALGITSRVRFLGLRRDVASLLHAADLFVHPSRSEGLPLAIVEAMSVGLPVVASDVGGIPEVVRSGETGLLVPPEDAEALAEATVRLLDDPAEAARMGARGREVAAAAYGLEAMMDRYLALYRAAGGAR
- the asnB gene encoding asparagine synthase (glutamine-hydrolyzing), whose amino-acid sequence is MCGFAGIFQGPPTDPGRLAADARRMAELLRHRGPDDDGAWVDPSGRVAFAFRRLAILDLSPGGHQPMVSGSGRYTIVFNGEAYSFEAIRRELGIPRSEYRGGSDTEVILEAFDRMGVEATLERMIGMFAIALWDQERQELLLIRDRMGIKPLYVAQTSGGIAFGSELGAVTRAPGLDPAVDLAAITSFLRYLYVPAPGTPFRDVRKLLPGHLLRIRDPRGPLPKSEPFWSLGAVRARAMPLRDSSPSDDEAVDALDALLSDAVRLRMVADVPVGALLSGGIDSSLVVALMQEHSDRPVRTFTVGFDHPEHDESVHARGVAAHLGTDHTELRVTGTDALRLVPQLPEIFDEPLADPSQIPTYLISRLARESVTVALSGDGGDELFAGYNRYRDGPAMARRLSGLPAMPRRWMGAAIRALPAPTWDRLGDLPFIGARIPRLAGQKAHKLARMMRDGSRADTYQTLMSIWDEAERLVRNGSGGAPDPVRAMLEGSPNPLALDEMLLLDQTYYLPDDLLQKVDRASMAVSLEVRVPLLDHRVVEESWRLGGAMKLRGEVGKWILREILYRRVPRELIERPKTGFSVPVEDWLAGPLREWCEDLLLSASPARDAILEPREVQAAWKRFRKGRTELALGIWSVAMLEAWRRHWKIENLSEAGACAS